From Azospirillaceae bacterium:
TCGACCGGTTGATGGACGGCCGGCAGTGGGCGCCTTTGGGAAAGGGGACGTCCCCGGCCAAAGGTGCGGCCTAGGCGCCTTCCAAGACCGATTACCTGGATGAGCCCTTGCCGGTCATTGCGCACCGGACATGGCAGCTTTTCTCGGGCTTCTTAAAAACCGACTAGACGGTTTGTTTTTAGGATGGCACTGTACGGACATCGGATGGGGATGAACCGGCGCCGGGATCGGCTGCCGTGACACCCCACTGAAACCGACCCTTGATGGAGTATCCAGATGTTGAAGGTGATCAAGCCGCCCTATTGGGCGGCGCTGGCGGCGTGCGCCTTGTTGGCGGGGTGCGGCAGTGTGGAGCCGGTGGCGTACCGCGACCTGCCGTCCGCCTCATACCTGCGGCCGGATCCGAAGGATGACACCGGGCACGTCCCCTATCGTTATTCCACGCCGGTGGACTGGCGGGCCTATTCCAAGGTGATCGTCGATCCCGTCGCCATCTATTACGGCGCCGACAGTCAGTTCGGCGACATGGACGAAAAGGACAAGGTCGAACTGGCGGACTATATGCAGGCGGAGTTCCGCAAGAAGCTGGCGACCCATTTCCAGATCAGCGGGGCGCTGGAGCCCGGGACCCTGCGCGTCAAGCTGACCCTGACCGGGGCCGCCGCCACCACGCCCGTCCTGGGCCCGCTGTCGCACTTCGACATCGCCGGTGGCCTGTACAACGGCGTGCAGGCCGTGCGGGGCGGGGAGGGGATGATCAGCGGTTCCGTCGTGTACGCCGTGGAGATCTATGATGCGGCGACATCCCGACTGCTGTCCGCCTACATCACCAAGCAATATCCCGGCGCCATGAACATCGGCGCCAGCTTCGGTTCCTTGGGCGCCGCCAAGACCGGCATAGAGAAGGGGGCGGACTCCCTGCTGGAACAACTAGGTGGGCAGACTTAAGGGCGGCTTTGGATTTGGTGGGCCCGCTGCATAACTTGACCGCGGGCCCGTCGAAACCAGACCATCCAGAAAAAATATGCCGGTGCGCCGAAGGTAGAGTCCGTCCCGAACTTGCTACGGAAGGACCTTCGATGCGCGTCTCCCGTCTTCCCTTGCTGGCTCTGGCCATCACCTTGGGCATTGCGGCGCCCGCATTCGCCCAGGATGCGCCGGTGCTGAGCCCCGTCACCTTGCCGGGCCCGGTCACGGTGGATCACAGCGGGACCTTCGGTGGCAGGAAGGTGGCTTATCAGTCGGTGGTGGAGGCCATCGACGTGAACGACGGGGCGGGCAAACCGGACGCGCGGCTGGTCGCCACCTCCTACATCGCCAAAGGGGGCATGGACGCCAGGCGGCCGGTGCTGTTCGTCTTCAACGGCGGCCCCATCGGCGCCAGCGCGCCGCTGCATATGGGCGCCTTTGGCCCCAAGCGCGTGGCGGTGCCGGACGACATCAATGCCGATCCGTCCACCTTCAGGCTGGTGGACAATGTCTATACCCCGCTGGACGTGGCCGACGTGGTGGTGTTCGATCCCGCCAATACCGGCTACAGCCGCACGCTGCCGGGTGTCGCACCTGAAACCCAGTTCTCCAACGTCGCGGACGCCCGCCAACTGGCCCAGTTGGTCCTGGCCTGGCGCCGCATCCACGGCCGCCCCGAGGCGCCCGTCTATCTGGTGGGCGAAAGCTACGGCACCATGCGGGCGGTGGAGGCGGCGGACCAGTTGCAGGCGGCGGGCGACCCGGTGGCCGGCATCTTCCTTTTGGGCCAGGCGGTGAACATCATCGAATACGCGCAGCGCCCCAACAACATCATCAGCTACGCCGTCTCGCTGCCCACGCTGGCGGCGGTGGCGTGGAGCCATGACAAGGTGGCGCGCCAAGGGCGCACCTTTGAGGGCTTTGTGAAAGAGGCGCAGGCCTATGGCGCCGGCGAATACCTCACGGTGCTGTTCCAGGGCGATACGGCCGCACCAGAGCGCATGGCGGCGGTGGCGGCCAAGTTGCAGGACTTCACCGGCGTGCCGGCCGCGGAGTTCCTGAAGCGCCGGCTGAAGCTGACCAAGAACGACTTCCTGCGCCTGCTGGTCCCCGGCCAGACGCTGGACAGCTACGACGCCCGCTACACCGTGCCGGCCGGACAGCCCATGGCGCTCTACGCCTCCCGCTTTGAGCCGGAGATGGTGGGTTATTTCCAATCCTTCCTGAAGGTGCCTGCCGCCGCCGGTACCTATTCCCTGGCCAACCCGGCGGAAGCCGCGTTCGAAAGCTGGGAATGGGCGAAAAACAAGACGCCTTTCTTCGACTGGCCCTATGTCGGCCAGTTGAAGGCGATGATGGACAAGAACCCGAAGATGCGGCTGTACGTCGCCAACGGCTATTTCGACACCCAGACCACCATCGGCGCCATGGACTACCTGGCGTCGCAGTCGGGCCTGCCGCGCGACCGGGTGCGGACGGCGGACTTCGCCGGCGGCCACATGTTCTATACGGTGGAGGCCAGCCTGAAGGCTTTCATGGACGATGTGCGGCGCGTGGTCACTGCAAATTAAATTAATTAACTTTCCTTTATCGTCTCGGGTATCATCGTCGGGCCCACAGAAGCCCTGAGGATGCCTGCCATGATGCTCCGCCGCCGTTCCCTGTTGACCCTGGCGGCGGTGACGCCGGTGTTGAGCGTGGTGGGGCGGGGGGCCCGGGCGGCACAGGCGCCGACCCCGGAAGGGGCGGTGCCGTCGGCGCGGCAACTGAACTGGCACGCGCTGGCGGCCTACGCCTTCGTGCATTTCAGCATCAACACCTTTACCGACCGGGAATGGGGCTACGGCGATGAATCGCCGGCCCTGTTCAACCCGTCCGACTTCGATGCCGACCAGATCGCGGCCACGGCCAAGGCGGCGGGCCTGCGTGGCCTGATCCTGACGGCCAAGCATCATGACGGCTTCTGCCTGTGGCCCAGCGCCTATACCGACCACAGCGTCAGGAACAGCCCCTACAAGGGCGGCCAGGGCGATATCGTGCGGGAGATGTCGGACGCCTGCCGCCGCCAGGGCCTTGCCTTTGGCCTCTATCTCTCCCCCTGGGACCGCAACCACGCGGACTATGGCCGGCCGACCTACCTGACCTATTACCGCAACCAGTTGCGCGAATTGCTGACCGGCTACGGCCCGCTGTTCGAGGTGTGGTTTGACGGCGCCAACGGCGGCGACGGCTATTACGGCGGCGCGCGGGAGAAGCGCACCATCGATGCCCGGACCTTCTACGACTGGTCCAACACCTGGAAGCTGGTGCGGGACCTGCAGCCCCAGGCCGTGATCTTCGGCGAATGGGGCGAGGATCCGCACGGCCCCTGGGCGTCGGACGCCCGCTGGGTGGGTAATGAGGAAGGGTACGCCGGCGATCCGTGCTGGGCCACGGTGGGCGATGCGCCTTATACCCAGGCCATCGGCCAGAACGGGGTGCGCGGCGGCGCCAACTGGCGCCCGGCGGAGGTGGACGTGTCCATCCGCCCCGGCTGGTTCTGGCACGAGCGCGAGGATGGCGATGTCAAGTCGACCGCCCGTCTGCTGCGCCTCTATTTCGAATCCGTGGGCCGCGGCGCCAATCTGATCCTGAACCTGCCGCCCGACCGGCGCGGCCGCATTCCCGACCATGACGCCGCCAATCTGCGGGCCCTGGGCGACATCCTGCATGCCACCTTCGGCCATGACCTGGCGGCGGGCGCCCGGCTGATGGCCAGCGACGCGCGCGGGCCCGCCTTCGGTCCCGACAGGGTGATGGACGGGCGCGCCGACACCTATTGGGCGCCCAGGGACGAGGTGCGCGCGGCCCACCTGATCCTGGATCTGCCCGGCGCGCGTACCTTCGACGTCGTCTCCTTGCGCGAATACATCCCCCTGGGTCAGCGCGTGGGCACCTTCGCCTTGGACACTTGGGATGCGACGCGGAAGGACTGGGTCGAATTCGCCCGGCACCAGGCCATCGGCAGCCAGCGCCTGGTGCGCCTGGCCGCCCCCCTGACCACCACCCGCGTGCGGCTGCGCATCCTGGATGCCAGTGCCTGCCCCGCCATCCGGGAGGTCGGCCTGTTCCGTTTGCCCGAGGTGCTGGACGAACCCGTCATCGCCCGTGACCGCGCGGGCCGGGTCACCCTGTCCAGTGCTGAGCCGGGGGTGGAGATCCGCTACACCGTGGACGGCAGTGCGCCCACCGCATCCTCTCCCCTTTATGCCGGGCCGTTCGCCTTCCCCGATGCGGGCGTGATCAAGGCGCTGTGCCGCCAGCCGCGCACCGGCGCGCTCAGCAGCGTCGCCGGCCGGCCGGTGGAGGTGTCCAAGGCCGGCTGGCGGGTGGTGTCCGCCAGCACACCGGGGGCGGAGGTTCTGATTGATGACGACGGCGCCACCCTCTGGACCACCGCCGGTGCCTTGCCGCAGGAGGTGGTGATCGATCTGGGCATGTCGCGCACGCTGAAGGGTTTCACCCTGCTGCCGACCCAGCACCGGCCGGACGGTGTCGGCGCGCCGGCGGGCTACGCGGTACAGGTGGGGCTCGATGGCAAGGATTGGGGCCAGCCGGTGACCGGGGAATTTTCCAACATCGCCGCCAACACCGGCTTGCAACGCGTGCTGTTCGACCGGTCGGCCAGTGGCCGCTACCTGCGGCTGGTCATCACCCGGGCGGCCGGCGGTGAAGGTCAGGTGGCCTTTGCCGAGGTGGGTGTCATCACCCGCTGAGCCGTCGGCCGGTCAGGGCTGGGGGATCAGCCAGGCTTCCGCGACTTGGTGCCCCCGGCCGCTGCCGCCCATGCCGGGCGGCCGGGTCCAGGCCAGTTCCAGTTGGCCGTCCTTCACGGCGGCCGCTGGGATGTCGAACTCCACCGTTTCCGGGTTTTGCGTCCGGGGGCGGGCGGGGTGGATTTCGATGCCGCCACCGGCCACCAGGCGCATGGGCAGGGCATACCCTTCGCCGGCGTAGGTTACGCGCAACCGATAGCGGCGCGCCGGGTCCAGGTGCTGGTAGCGCAGGGTGATGGGCCGGTCGTACAACGTCTCCGCATAGGTGACCCAGGACAGGCGCCAGCCGTCATCCGGCGTGGTGTCGGCGATGCCGTCGATGGCAGTGTCGTACAGTTCCGGGTCCTGGTCGAACCCGGTCCCCCGCACCAGGTGCGGGGAATTGTCCGGGTCGCCCAGATCATCATAACGGCTGCCGGGGACGGGATGCGCCCAGTCCACGATTTCCGCCAGGCGCCGTTGCCGCGCCGCCTCCGTCGGCAGGGCGCCGATGGTGGCGAACTGGCGGGTCAGCCAGACGCGGTCGTTCAGGCTGGTGTCGATGCGATCCAGGTTGGCGCCGCGCTCCACCCCCGACGCGCCGTACAGCTTGACGCTCAATTGCAGGCCTACGTCCTGGAACAGCCGGCCGGCCAGGTCGAACAGGCGGTCGCGCAGGGCCAGCGTCTCGGCGCTGTCGCCGGCGGACAGCGCCTGGGCCGCGGCGGTCATTGCGGCGGCGCTGCCGGTGGCGGGGGCATGGGCCAGGGCCGTCAGCGCCTGGGCCTCACGGTCCGCCTCCGCCACCGCCCGGGCGCGGGCATAGGCGTCGTAATGGGCGCGGTACAACAGCGATTCCAGGCGCCAGTTGCGCCGCTGGTCCGCCGCCTCCAGCCGCTGGAAGCCTTGGCATGTGGCGTCGATACCGGCGTTGGCCCGGATGGGGCCGCGCCAGTTGTCCTCCAGCCCCTGGATCAGGGGGGGCAGGGTATCGGCCGCATCGCCGCCGATGAAATAGCGGGCGTAGTCGCGCAGCGTGTCCTGCGGGGCGGTATCCGGGTCCCAGCCCAGGCGGGTCCACAGCACCTTGTTGACGTCGTCGTTCACGCCCTCGGAATAGGTCACGAAACCGTTGGTCAAGGGTGATAAATGGCGAAAAATGGCCGTCTCATCCTGCGGGCGGGGATTGATGGGCTCCCGCCCCTCCAGCAGGGCGAAGGCCAGATCCCAATTGGGCACGGGGAACTGGGCGTGCAGGGCGTGGCCGATGTCGGGATAGAACTGGATGGGATAAATGGCCGGGATGCGGGCACGTTGCACCGGCATGGGGTCGCGTGACTGCGGCCCGAAAAACACGCCGGTCAGCCAGGCGGGCTTCTCCGCCAGCAGGGCGTAGAATTCCTCATACGTCGCCTGGTCGAACCCCTGGCCCGACACCCAGACCTCGGCACCCGGGTGATAGCGGCGCAGGATCGCCGCCTCCTGCGCCAGCAGGGGGAACAGCAGGCGGGGCGGCGTGTGGCCGGGGTCACCACCCGGCACGTACAGGGCGTGGATGGCGGGGAAGTGCTGCACCAGATCCTCGAACGCCGCCAACTCCGCCGCCACGGCGCCGGGGGCGGCGTAGTCCTTAGCCATCTCCGGATAGAACAGGTCGCAGTCCAGGCCGTACTTGGCCAGGATCCGCGCGATGCCGATATCGGTATCCAGCGCCGGGGCCGGGAACAGCGGGCTGACGGGATCGTCGTCCGACGCCGGCGCGATCAGTTGCACGGCATTGGCGCCGAATACCGCCAGGTCGCGGATCTGCTGTTCGAACTGTGCCAGGGTCCAGGCGTCATAGGTGTTGTTCTTGAAACGATAGCCGATCTGGTGGCCGCGCACGGGATAGCGCGGGCTGGTGGACAGGTTCAGCGCCTGGTCCAGCGTCGTGGAACCTGAGCGCATGTCCAGGGTTCGCAGCAGGTGGCCCACGCCGTAGAGAATGCCCCGGCTGTCGTTGCCGGCGATGACCAGCAGGGCGTGGCCGTGGTCGTCCAGCGTGCGCAGGGTATAGCCTTCGGCCGGTCTCGCCCCCTGCGGTGGTGCCCAATGCAGACCATGGGGCAGCAGGCGGGCGATCTGGTCGACGCGGCCAATGACGATGCGGGGCGCATCCGGTGCCCCTGGGCCCCATGACACGCCCGTGCGTTTGGCGACCTCATCCACCAGCAGGGCCGCGGCGGCGGCCTCCGGCCCCGTGCGGTCGGCGGCGGTGACCAGGGTGGCGTGGGTCAGGTCCAGCGGGGCCGCGTGCGCGGTGCCCGCCAGCAGGACCGCCAGCAGCGGACCGAAAAAATGGACGCGGCGCATGGGGGCGTCAGGAGGCCCAGAGGCGGGCGGCACCCCGCACGCCGGAGGAATCACCCCAGCGCGCCTTCAGGATCTTGGCTTCCCAGGTGTCGGTGAACAGGTAGGGCAGGATCGCCTCGGGCAGGCGGTCATAGATTTCCTGCACGTTGGACAGGCCGCCGCCCAGCACGAAGACATCCGGGTCCACCATGTTGCAGACCACGGCCATGCCCCGGCCTAGGCGGCTGATGAAACGGTCGAAGGCGGCCTCGGCCTCGGGCACGCCCCGGCGCATGTCGGCGATGATGGTCTCGGCGTCGTTCTTGCGGCCGGACACGGCCTGGTAATCGCGTTGCAGGCCGCTGCCCGACACCCAGGTCTCCAGGCAGCCTTCTTTGCCGCACCAGCAGATGGGGCCCGGCACCTCATTGGCCTTGGGCCAGGGCAGGGCGATGTGGCCCAACTCCCCCGCCAGGGCGTTGGCGCCCTCCACCAGGCGGCCGTTGACCACCAGGCCGCTGCCGCAGCCCGTGCCCAGGATGACGGCGAAGGCGATGCGCGCACCCACGGCGGCGCCGTCCATCGATTCCGACAGCGCCAGGCAGTTGGCGTCGTTGGCGACGCGGACATCGCGACCCAGAGCGGCGCTGATGTCGTCATGGAACAGCCGGCCGTTCAGCCAGACGGAGTTGGCGTTGCGCATCAGCCCCGTCTGGGGGGAGATGGAACCGGGCAGGCCGATGCCCACCGTGCCCTTGGCCCCGGCCTCCGCCTCCACCCGGTGGACCAGGTCGCGGATGGCGGCGATGGCGCCGTCATAGCTGCCGGGGTTGGGCACGCGGATGCGGGACAGGAATTCACCGTCCGGACCCAGGGCGGCCGCCTCGATCTTCGTGCCGCCGAAATCTATGCCGATCTGGATCATGACGGATGCTCCAACCCTGTTCCCTGTGCGCTTTGCTTTGCGTGTGTTCTTGCTGTCGGCGGCCCGCCGCCATCTTGCCCTGAGGCCGAAACGCGCGGGGGCATGATAGTGGAGATATTATATATGAAAATTAAAATATTAATCGGCTGCCGCCTGTTCGACGTTGACGTGCACGCGAATCCTGCGATCGACCATTCCCCATCCGCCCATTTCCTCATCCCGCCGCCGTTTTCATCAGGGTCATGCGGGTGGGCAACAGGCGGTCGTTGAAGGGCAGGATGGCGGCGCCGATGGCGGGGGCGTCCTGGGCCATGGCGGCGCGGTGCACGGGGATCATCACCGGCACCAGATCGCCCCGGGTGCGCAGTTTGCGGTTGATGCGGTGCGCCAGGCTGTCCAGCAACTCCAGCGGCAACCGCCCACCCAGGAAGACGGACTCCGGGTTGATCAGGCAACTCATGGAAATCAGCGGATCCAGCAGCAGGTCGCTGGCCATGTCCAACCAGCGGCCCAGGATGTCCTTGCCGGCGGCGTTCAGGGTGCGCAACTGCCCGGGCCGGCTGACCGCGTGGCCGTTGGCGGCCAGCAGCGAATAGAGGGCGGACAGGGACACCACGTTCTGCAGGGGCTGGGGATAGGGGTTGCCGGTGCGCACCGGCAGGAAGCCGATCTCGCCGCTGCGGCCATTGGCGCCGATGATGGCGTTGCCGTTGATCACCAGGCCGCCACCCAGGCCATGGCTGATCAGGATGTAGAAGAAGCTGGGGTCGCGCATGCCGTGGCCAAACTGCAGTTCGCCCAGGGCGGCCGCGGTGGCGTCGTTCTCGACATAGACGGGCAGGGCCAGCGGTTCGGCGAACAAGGATGGCACGTGGATGGCCTTCCACACCTCATACTCCGGCGGGGCGCCGGTCGCGTCGCCGCGCAGCAGGTCGCTCCGCAGCAAATCGTTCCGCACCAGGTCGTTGGGCATGGCGACGCCGATGCCGGTCAGCCGGTCCATGGGCAGGTCGCCGTCGGCCTTCAGGGTGTCGATCTGTTCCTGGAAAAAGTCGGCGACGATGGCTGGCGAGGCGAACGCCACCTCCAGCGTCGCCCGGCGGCGCACATGGCCCAGCAGGTCCAGCACCACCAGGGTGACGTGGTCGCGGTCGACGTTGACGCCGATGGAAAAGCAGCCGTCCGGATTAATGGCCAGGGGAATGGCCGGCTGCCCCCGGCCACCGTGCAGCCGTTCCACCTCGATGATCAGGCCGTCGTTCAGCAGGCGCTTGGTGATGTTGGTGATGGCGGGTGGTGTCAGCCCCGTCAGGTTGCCCAGTTCCGTCCGGGTGATGGGCCCGCTGACCCGGATGGCCTGCAACACGATGCGCTGGTTGTAATCGCCGGCACGCTCAATGTTCGTGCCCGACAGGCTGGCGCTGACCGTCGCATGCAGGGTCGCCCGATTCTGGCGGGTGGGCGGCGTCATCCAACCAGTCCTTTTCAGGTTTCAGGGAACGCCGCCGTGCGCCCGGCGGCGACGTTCGAAGCAGCTCTATGACGCGGCATTTTTTGCAGGAAATGCAACGATAGTGATATCTCTCCCGACAGCGTTGTCAACGCGAGATGTTCGGGTTATCGCGCGGCGAGGGGGTGGTTCCGGCGCCAAAGCGGGCCAGCAGCAGGCTGCCCTCCAGCGCGTCACCCTCGGGTTCCACCAGCAGCGACTGTGCCCAGGGGCTGAGCCAGGGGGTCAGGGGCTGGGCTAGGCCGCCCATCAGGCACAGGCGCGGCGCGCCCAAGGCCACCAGCCGGTGCATGTAGGATTCCAGGTTGGCCACCGCCTGGCCGATGATGGCGATGGCGACAAGGTCGCCCTGGGCCGCGAAGGCCAGAACCTCAGGCGCCAGCTTGCCGTAGTCGGCGGGCTTGGCCCGGTCGGCCCAGGCGACGATGGC
This genomic window contains:
- a CDS encoding peptidase S10 gives rise to the protein MRVSRLPLLALAITLGIAAPAFAQDAPVLSPVTLPGPVTVDHSGTFGGRKVAYQSVVEAIDVNDGAGKPDARLVATSYIAKGGMDARRPVLFVFNGGPIGASAPLHMGAFGPKRVAVPDDINADPSTFRLVDNVYTPLDVADVVVFDPANTGYSRTLPGVAPETQFSNVADARQLAQLVLAWRRIHGRPEAPVYLVGESYGTMRAVEAADQLQAAGDPVAGIFLLGQAVNIIEYAQRPNNIISYAVSLPTLAAVAWSHDKVARQGRTFEGFVKEAQAYGAGEYLTVLFQGDTAAPERMAAVAAKLQDFTGVPAAEFLKRRLKLTKNDFLRLLVPGQTLDSYDARYTVPAGQPMALYASRFEPEMVGYFQSFLKVPAAAGTYSLANPAEAAFESWEWAKNKTPFFDWPYVGQLKAMMDKNPKMRLYVANGYFDTQTTIGAMDYLASQSGLPRDRVRTADFAGGHMFYTVEASLKAFMDDVRRVVTAN
- a CDS encoding ROK family transcriptional regulator; this encodes MTPPTRQNRATLHATVSASLSGTNIERAGDYNQRIVLQAIRVSGPITRTELGNLTGLTPPAITNITKRLLNDGLIIEVERLHGGRGQPAIPLAINPDGCFSIGVNVDRDHVTLVVLDLLGHVRRRATLEVAFASPAIVADFFQEQIDTLKADGDLPMDRLTGIGVAMPNDLVRNDLLRSDLLRGDATGAPPEYEVWKAIHVPSLFAEPLALPVYVENDATAAALGELQFGHGMRDPSFFYILISHGLGGGLVINGNAIIGANGRSGEIGFLPVRTGNPYPQPLQNVVSLSALYSLLAANGHAVSRPGQLRTLNAAGKDILGRWLDMASDLLLDPLISMSCLINPESVFLGGRLPLELLDSLAHRINRKLRTRGDLVPVMIPVHRAAMAQDAPAIGAAILPFNDRLLPTRMTLMKTAAG
- a CDS encoding ROK family protein, coding for MIQIGIDFGGTKIEAAALGPDGEFLSRIRVPNPGSYDGAIAAIRDLVHRVEAEAGAKGTVGIGLPGSISPQTGLMRNANSVWLNGRLFHDDISAALGRDVRVANDANCLALSESMDGAAVGARIAFAVILGTGCGSGLVVNGRLVEGANALAGELGHIALPWPKANEVPGPICWCGKEGCLETWVSGSGLQRDYQAVSGRKNDAETIIADMRRGVPEAEAAFDRFISRLGRGMAVVCNMVDPDVFVLGGGLSNVQEIYDRLPEAILPYLFTDTWEAKILKARWGDSSGVRGAARLWAS
- a CDS encoding alpha-L-fucosidase, which translates into the protein MMLRRRSLLTLAAVTPVLSVVGRGARAAQAPTPEGAVPSARQLNWHALAAYAFVHFSINTFTDREWGYGDESPALFNPSDFDADQIAATAKAAGLRGLILTAKHHDGFCLWPSAYTDHSVRNSPYKGGQGDIVREMSDACRRQGLAFGLYLSPWDRNHADYGRPTYLTYYRNQLRELLTGYGPLFEVWFDGANGGDGYYGGAREKRTIDARTFYDWSNTWKLVRDLQPQAVIFGEWGEDPHGPWASDARWVGNEEGYAGDPCWATVGDAPYTQAIGQNGVRGGANWRPAEVDVSIRPGWFWHEREDGDVKSTARLLRLYFESVGRGANLILNLPPDRRGRIPDHDAANLRALGDILHATFGHDLAAGARLMASDARGPAFGPDRVMDGRADTYWAPRDEVRAAHLILDLPGARTFDVVSLREYIPLGQRVGTFALDTWDATRKDWVEFARHQAIGSQRLVRLAAPLTTTRVRLRILDASACPAIREVGLFRLPEVLDEPVIARDRAGRVTLSSAEPGVEIRYTVDGSAPTASSPLYAGPFAFPDAGVIKALCRQPRTGALSSVAGRPVEVSKAGWRVVSASTPGAEVLIDDDGATLWTTAGALPQEVVIDLGMSRTLKGFTLLPTQHRPDGVGAPAGYAVQVGLDGKDWGQPVTGEFSNIAANTGLQRVLFDRSASGRYLRLVITRAAGGEGQVAFAEVGVITR
- a CDS encoding DUF3313 domain-containing protein; its protein translation is MLKVIKPPYWAALAACALLAGCGSVEPVAYRDLPSASYLRPDPKDDTGHVPYRYSTPVDWRAYSKVIVDPVAIYYGADSQFGDMDEKDKVELADYMQAEFRKKLATHFQISGALEPGTLRVKLTLTGAAATTPVLGPLSHFDIAGGLYNGVQAVRGGEGMISGSVVYAVEIYDAATSRLLSAYITKQYPGAMNIGASFGSLGAAKTGIEKGADSLLEQLGGQT